From a single Sorghum bicolor cultivar BTx623 chromosome 5, Sorghum_bicolor_NCBIv3, whole genome shotgun sequence genomic region:
- the LOC8068298 gene encoding BTB/POZ and MATH domain-containing protein 1, whose translation MPTFSSMPIAGTGGGTSAGVDTRSSEIHVMKVSASHVLTISGYTHSKSAVAPSEHIGSSFTAAGHRWFVLYYPRGHGHGLEDDADYISLFLSCTDTDVVKARLSLCLLDKDGKVAYTCKCRSYIPNPPMSSLHGASRFITRKDLENSGHVLDDRFRIGIDMTVFKVVRKEHAGAAVAKLVDVPPSDISQHLGDLLSSGEGADVMFEVDGESFGAHRAILAARSPVFKAELFSPMEEGTATCVWVEDMEPRVFKALLHFVYNDVLPEIDEAEAMVMAQHLLVAADRYCLERMKLICEEKLCSYIDTGSVGTMLALADQHGCLGLQKACLNFLMSGGNMMAAVVAGGLERVMSNCPSVKELLLKSCSRS comes from the coding sequence ATGCCCACGTTCTCTTCGATGCCAATCGCCGGAACCGGCGGCGGCACCAGCGCCGGTGTCGACACGCGCTCGTCGGAGATCCACGTCATGAAAGTGTCCGCCTCCCATGTGCTTACCATCAGCGGTTACACCCACAGCAAAAGCGCCGTTGCACCCAGCGAACACATCGGCTCATCCTTCACTGCCGCAGGCCACCGTTGGTTCGTCCTGTACTACCCCAggggccatggccatggccttGAAGACGACGCTGACTACATCTCTCTATTCCTATCCTGTACTGACACGGACGTCGTCAAGGCAAGACTGTCGCTATGTTTACTCGACAAGGACGGGAAAGTGGCCTACACGTGCAAATGCCGGTCCTACATTCCAAACCCTCCAATGAGCAGCCTACATGGTGCTTCCAGATTCATCACAAGGAAGGATTTGGAGAACTCGGGTCATGTTCTGGACGATCGTTTCAGGATCGGGATCGACATGACCGTCTTCAAGGTTGTCCGGAAGGAGCACGCCGGCGCCGCTGTCGCAAAGCTCGTCGACGTGCCACCGTCTGACATCTCCCAGCATCTCGGCGATCTCCTCTCGAGCGGCGAGGGGGCAGACGTCATGTTCGAGGTCGACGGCGAGAGCTTCGGGGCGCACCGGGCAATCCTCGCCGCCCGGTCGCCGGTTTTCAAGGCCGAGCTGTTTAGCCCCATGGAGGAGGGCACGGCGACCTGCGTGTGGGTGGAGGACATGGAGCCGAGGGTGTTCAAGGCTCTGCTTCACTTCGTCTACAACGACGTGCTGCCGGAGATTGACGAGGCGGAGGCGATGGTGATGGCGCAGCACCTGCTCGTCGCGGCGGATAGGTATTGCCTGGAGAGGATGAAGTTGATCTGTGAAGAGAAGCTCTGCAGCTACATCGACACGGGCAGTGTTGGCACAATGTTGGCGTTGGCTGACCAGCATGGGTGTCTTGGACTTCAGAAGGCGTGCCTGAATTTTCTCATGTCCGGTGGCAACATGATGGCAGCTGTAGTGGCAGGTGGCTTGGAACGCGTGATGAGCAACTGCCCCTCTGTGAAGGAGTTGCTCTTGAAAAGTTGCTCTCGTAGCTAG
- the LOC110435829 gene encoding uncharacterized protein LOC110435829: MACKVIIAAAAAALMLSFLLPSEVVGREHIGNCPFWRSQVPECRTRMSCIKRCQDEGYKGGFCDGNKICMCSQCSDSTDDPEIVAASDSAEANRCMGMIIA; this comes from the exons ATGGCTTGCAAAGTCATCAtcgctgcagctgcagctgctctAATGCTGTCGTTCCTTTTGCCGTCAG AGGTTGTTGGACGTGAGCACATAGGCAACTGCCCGTTTTGGCGCAGCCAAGTTCCAGAATGCCGCACACGCATGTCTTGCATAAAGCGGTGCCAAGACGAGGGCTACAAGGGCGGATTCTGCGACGGCAACAAGATTTGCATGTGCTCGCAGTGCTCGGACTCGACAGACGATCCAGAGATCGTCGCCGCTTCTGACAGCGCCGAAGCAAACCGGTGCATGGGCATGATCATAGCGTAG
- the LOC110435417 gene encoding uncharacterized protein LOC110435417 — MACNKVIAAAAATALILSFLLPSSDARGMCPLFRSIVPDCHDDAMRCLARCQDQGYVGGFCTTEQICMCAQCRLADYYYQLGPSPSPSPSPEPSPEPRAA; from the exons ATGGCTTGTAATAAGGTGATCGCGGCTGCAGCTGCAACTGCCCTAATACTGTCGTTCCTTTTGCCGTCTTCAG ATGCCAGGGGCATGTGCCCGTTGTTCCGCAGCATTGTCCCGGATTGCCATGACGACGCAATGCGTTGCCTAGCTCGGTGCCAAGATCAAGGCTACGTGGGCGGATTCTGCACCACCGAACAGATCTGCATGTGCGCGCAGTGCAGGTTAGCAGATTACTACTATCAGCTGggaccgtcgccgtcgccgtcgccatcGCCGGAGCCATCGCCGGAGCCAAGGGCCGCATGA